A single region of the Apodemus sylvaticus chromosome 7, mApoSyl1.1, whole genome shotgun sequence genome encodes:
- the LOC127689997 gene encoding olfactory receptor 8D1-like, producing METGNHSTAVVFVLVGLTRQPELLLPLFLLFLGIYVLTVVGNLGMILLITASPLLHTPMYYFLRSLSFVDLCYSTIITPKMLVNFLGKKNLIIYSECMAQLFLFVVFVVAEGYLLTVMAYDRYVAICRPLLYNVIMSSRLCSLSVLVAFILGIFSALAHTSAMMNLSFCKSHIISHYFCDVLPLLSLSCSNTHLNELLLFIIGGFNTLIPTLAVAISYVFIFCSILHISSSTGRSKAFGTCSSHLMAVGIFFGSITFMYFKPSSSNSLEQEKVSSVFYTTVIPMLNPLIYSLRNKDVKKALGRFSIGR from the coding sequence ATGGAAACAGGGAATCATTCTACAGCAGTTGTGTTTGTCTTGGTGGGATTAACACGGCAGCCTGAGCTCCTGTTGCCCCTGTTTCTTCTGTTCCTGGGCATCTATGTGCTGACAGTAGTGGGGAACTTGGGCATGATCCTGCTCATTACAGCCAGCCCACTGCTGCACACTCCCATGTACTATTTCCTCAGAAGCTTATCCTTTGTTGATCTATGTTATTCCACTATTATTACACCCAAAATGCTGGTGAACTTCCTTGGGAAGAAAAATTTGATTATCTATTCTGAATGCATGGCTCAGCTTTTCCTTTTTGTGGTCTTTGTGGTGGCTGAGGGGTATCTCCTGACTGTTATGgcatatgaccgctatgtggccatctgcagaCCATTGCTGTATAATGTGATTATGTCCTCTAGACTCTGCTCACTCTCAGTGCTGGTTGCCTTTATCTTAGGcattttttctgccctggcaCACACAAGTGCTATGATGAATCTGAGTTTCTGTAAATCCCACATCATAAGCCATTACTTCTGTGATGTTCTCCCCCTCCTCAGCCTTTCCTGTTCTAATACACATCTTAATGagctacttttatttattattggagGGTTCAACACTTTGATACCTACCCTAGCTGTTGCCATCTCCTATGTCTTCATATTCTGCAGCATCCTGCACATCAGTTCATCAACGGGCAGGTCTAAAGCATTTGGAACCTGCAGCTCTCATCTCATGGCTGTAGGGATCTTCTTTGGGTCTATCACATTCATGTATTTCAAGCCTTCTTCAAGTAACTCTCTGGAGCAAGAGAAGGTGTCTTCTGTGTTCTATACCACAGTGATCCCCATGCTGAACCCATTAATATATAGTTTGAGGAACAAAGATGTGAAGAAAGCACTGGGTAGATTCTCAATAGGGAGGTAA